In Primulina eburnea isolate SZY01 chromosome 3, ASM2296580v1, whole genome shotgun sequence, one DNA window encodes the following:
- the LOC140825606 gene encoding DNA-binding protein MNB1B-like isoform X2, producing the protein MKTGGRSKGAAKKDTKEALKPVDDRKIGKRKVAAKPSKPKAAKAKKDPNKPKRPPSAFFVFLEEFRKTFKKENPNVKAVSAVGKAGGEKWKSLGAAEKAPYEAKAAKKKAEYEKLMNAYNKKQESSADQGDEGSERSGSEVHDDDDDDDDESDHDEEDEEDEE; encoded by the exons ATGAAGACTGGCGGCAGGAGTAAAGGGGCTGCAAAAAAGGACACAAAAGAAGCATTGAAACCGGTGGATGATAG AAAGATTGGGAAAAGGAAGGTTGCCGCGAAGCCAAGTAAACCAAAGGCGGCAAAGGCCAAGAAAGACCCTAACAAGCCCAAGAGGCCCCCTAGTGCTTTCTTTGTGTTCCT TGAAGAGTTTAGAAAGACTTTCAAAAAGGAAAATCCTAATGTCAAGGCTGTCTCAGCT GTAGGGAAAGCTGGAGGAGAGAAGTGGAAATCGTTGGGTGCAGCT GAAAAAGCTCCTTATGAAGCCAAAGCTGCGAAGAAGAAGGCCGAGTATGAAAAACTAATGAATGCCTACAACAAAAAGCAG GAGAGTTCTGCTGATCAGGGCGACGAAGGATCTGAGAGGTCTGGATCGGAAGTTCACGATGATgacgacgacgacgacgacgaGAGTGACCAC GATGAGGAGGATGAAGAGGATGAGGAGTGA
- the LOC140825606 gene encoding DNA-binding protein MNB1B-like isoform X3, which produces MKTGGRSKGAAKKDTKEALKPVDDRKIGKRKVAAKPSKPKAAKAKKDPNKPKRPPSAFFVFLEEFRKTFKKENPNVKAVSAVGKAGGEKWKSLGAAEKAPYEAKAAKKKAEYEKLMNAYNKKQESSADQGDEGSERSGSEVHDDDDDDDDESDHEDEEDEE; this is translated from the exons ATGAAGACTGGCGGCAGGAGTAAAGGGGCTGCAAAAAAGGACACAAAAGAAGCATTGAAACCGGTGGATGATAG AAAGATTGGGAAAAGGAAGGTTGCCGCGAAGCCAAGTAAACCAAAGGCGGCAAAGGCCAAGAAAGACCCTAACAAGCCCAAGAGGCCCCCTAGTGCTTTCTTTGTGTTCCT TGAAGAGTTTAGAAAGACTTTCAAAAAGGAAAATCCTAATGTCAAGGCTGTCTCAGCT GTAGGGAAAGCTGGAGGAGAGAAGTGGAAATCGTTGGGTGCAGCT GAAAAAGCTCCTTATGAAGCCAAAGCTGCGAAGAAGAAGGCCGAGTATGAAAAACTAATGAATGCCTACAACAAAAAGCAG GAGAGTTCTGCTGATCAGGGCGACGAAGGATCTGAGAGGTCTGGATCGGAAGTTCACGATGATgacgacgacgacgacgacgaGAGTGACCAC GAGGATGAAGAGGATGAGGAGTGA
- the LOC140825606 gene encoding DNA-binding protein MNB1B-like isoform X1 → MKTGGRSKGAAKKDTKEALKPVDDRKIGKRKVAAKPSKPKAAKAKKDPNKPKRPPSAFFVFLEEFRKTFKKENPNVKAVSAVGKAGGEKWKSLGAAEKAPYEAKAAKKKAEYEKLMNAYNKKQESSADQGDEGSERSGSEVHDDDDDDDDESDHLLLCRMRRMKRMRSEICNTKNKIQGGSLIGILVCMIWNAKMDKYEQCNLCIVYVFHRSYENAICQQI, encoded by the exons ATGAAGACTGGCGGCAGGAGTAAAGGGGCTGCAAAAAAGGACACAAAAGAAGCATTGAAACCGGTGGATGATAG AAAGATTGGGAAAAGGAAGGTTGCCGCGAAGCCAAGTAAACCAAAGGCGGCAAAGGCCAAGAAAGACCCTAACAAGCCCAAGAGGCCCCCTAGTGCTTTCTTTGTGTTCCT TGAAGAGTTTAGAAAGACTTTCAAAAAGGAAAATCCTAATGTCAAGGCTGTCTCAGCT GTAGGGAAAGCTGGAGGAGAGAAGTGGAAATCGTTGGGTGCAGCT GAAAAAGCTCCTTATGAAGCCAAAGCTGCGAAGAAGAAGGCCGAGTATGAAAAACTAATGAATGCCTACAACAAAAAGCAG GAGAGTTCTGCTGATCAGGGCGACGAAGGATCTGAGAGGTCTGGATCGGAAGTTCACGATGATgacgacgacgacgacgacgaGAGTGACCAC TTGCTTTTGTGTAGGATGAGGAGGATGAAGAGGATGAGGAGTGAGATTTGCAATACAAAAAATAAGATTCAAGGCGGATCACTGATTGGGATTCTGGTATGTATGATTTGGAATGCGAAAATGGACAAGTATGAACAATGTAACTTATGTATAGTGTATGTATTTCATCGCAGTTATGAGAATGCAATTTGTCAACAGATTTGA